A genome region from Arachis duranensis cultivar V14167 chromosome 6, aradu.V14167.gnm2.J7QH, whole genome shotgun sequence includes the following:
- the LOC107493685 gene encoding uncharacterized protein LOC107493685, producing the protein MGALPEKCDDLGPCMVTCIVDGVQFLDCMCDLGACVSIMPLSIYRILRLPPLKRSAARFILADKSIIIVTGVAEDVLVNIKGLVFPIDFYILEMPSSESERASSILLGRPFLRTSRFKLDAYSGTYSFEIDGRVVSFSLEEAMKHPPENHSLFRCDPIDNIVAEVHFTKLDDKHMIEDTSENPSEANVLPHPDHPEVQASSQDQKVELKPLPPHLKYSYIDEAHKFPVIIAKELNPQREEKLLCVLRKNKRAIGWSLADLVGISPQVCEHRIFLEEGARPVLQPQR; encoded by the coding sequence ATGGGAGCATTACCCGAGAAGTGTGATGATCTGGGTCCGTGCATGGTCACTTGTATCGTAGATGGGGTTCAATTTCTAGATTGTATGTGTGATCTCGGTGCATGTGTTAGCATTATGCCTCTTTCCATCTACCGTATATTGAGGCTACCACCATTGAAGAGGTCGGCGGCAAGATTTATTTTGGCGGACAAGAGCATAATAATTGTGACGGGTGTTGCGGAAGATGTATTGGTGAATATAAAAGGGTTGGTCTTTCCTATTGATTTTTACATTCTTGAGATGCCATCGAGCGAGTCTGAGAGGGCATCGTCTATCCTACTTGGGAGACCATTTTTGAGGACCTCTAGATTCAAGTTGGATGCCTACTCGGGAACCTACTCGTTTGAGATAGATGGGAGAGTCGTGAGTTTTAGCCTAGAAGAAGCAATGAAGCACCCACCGGAGAATCATTCTCTATTTCGGTGTGACCCAATTGACAACATTGTGGCCGAAGTGCATTTTACAAAGTTAGATGACAAGCATATGATTGAAGACACAAGTGAAAATCCAAGTGAAGCGAACGTATTACCCCATCCAGATCATCCGGAAGTTCAAGCCTCAAGTCAAGACCAAAAGGTAGAATTAAAGCCACTACCACCCCACCTAAAGTACTCATACATTGATGAAGCCCACAAGTTCCCCGTGATTATTGCAAAGGAACTAAATCCTCAACGAGAAGAAAAGTTGCTATGTGTCTTGAGGAAGAACAAAAGGGCCATAGGGTGGAGCTTGGCGGATCTAGTGGGAATAAGCCCCCAAGTATGCGAGCACCGAATATTTCTCGAAGAAGGAGCTAGACCCGTTTTACAACCTCAAAGGTGA